In Sesamum indicum cultivar Zhongzhi No. 13 linkage group LG1, S_indicum_v1.0, whole genome shotgun sequence, the sequence CTTCCAGCCTGGTTAAGGCCTGAAATCAAGCTGTAGTACACAACAGCATCTCGAGAGCAACCATTTTTCTGCATTTCATCGAACAACTTCATTGCCTTGTCAATATTGTTTGCATTACAGAAAGCTGATATCAAGATGGTGTAAGTAACTCCATTCCCTTTGACGCCCTTTCCTCGCATAGAACCAAAAAACTCCATTGCACTACTAACTCTCCCATGCTTACACATTCCATTCAGCAAAACATTTAATGTAATGACATTCGACTTCACACCTTCATTGCTCATCTGCTCAAAAAGCTCACGCCCTTTCTCAATCTCCCCAGCTTTACAGAATCCATCGATCAAGCAATTATAGGTAATAGTATTTGGCTCGCACTTGCTGTCAAACCTCATCCTCTCTATTAACTTCAGACCCTCTTCTTGCCTCCCCACTTTACATAGTCCATCAATTAAtgtgttataaataaaaacatctGGCTCAACGCCAAGTTCTCCATCTCTCATCTTCTCAAGCACCTCCAGTGCCTCATCCAACCTTCGAAAgttacacaaattcttgatcaTAATTCCATAAGTCACAACATCTGGTTTAATCCCCTTTTCCTTCATCTCCTTCATAAGCAAATTTATTCTTGCAAAATCACGATGCTGCCCTAACCCCGTCAATAGCGCATTGCAAGATGCGACCTCCACATCAGACCCCAAATTCATCCCCTCGTGCAAAAGAGTCCAAGCCTTGTCACACTCCCCCTTCCTACAAAACCTCATAATAATTTGTGTTAACCAATACGGTTCGGGAGAAACACCATGTTCACCAAACCTTGAAACAAGATTATGAATTTCCTCATCTGTCACACTCCTGCCACTCCAATTTCTGTTCAAAATGGAGGAAAAGAGAATACCTACGGTATTGCTGTTGGGAGGATAACAAGAATCCCTCTCAAACATTTCGTCGAGCAGCTTTAGGGCATCATCTAAACGACCCCACTTCAGTAACCCTGCAATTACTAAATTTACCACGTCCGTATGTATCAGTTCCTCGTCAATTGCATCGAACACCAAGATCATCTCATCCAGCATTTGGGCCTGGGCGAAGCACTTAATGAGGAGCGTCGCCGCATTGACAGAAAGAGGAGTACTTTGGTCTTTCGACAGCTGGAAAAGCTCGTACAGCTTACCGGGGGAGCCTGGGTTTTCGCGCATGGCGTGCTCGAGAACCGCCTGGAAAGCGAGTGGGATGGAATCGGACAGGTCGGAGCTTGCCTTGAGGTG encodes:
- the LOC105173046 gene encoding pentatricopeptide repeat-containing protein At3g61520, mitochondrial; protein product: MRLPLKPFQLHHSGVTTLRRLSLVAHSSPPLPDPSSPISKTLSLLQSSDPSTWPSNPSLRSLLSSLTPPAVLKVTRQLPNYQDALHFFNHLKASSDLSDSIPLAFQAVLEHAMRENPGSPGKLYELFQLSKDQSTPLSVNAATLLIKCFAQAQMLDEMILVFDAIDEELIHTDVVNLVIAGLLKWGRLDDALKLLDEMFERDSCYPPNSNTVGILFSSILNRNWSGRSVTDEEIHNLVSRFGEHGVSPEPYWLTQIIMRFCRKGECDKAWTLLHEGMNLGSDVEVASCNALLTGLGQHRDFARINLLMKEMKEKGIKPDVVTYGIMIKNLCNFRRLDEALEVLEKMRDGELGVEPDVFIYNTLIDGLCKVGRQEEGLKLIERMRFDSKCEPNTITYNCLIDGFCKAGEIEKGRELFEQMSNEGVKSNVITLNVLLNGMCKHGRVSSAMEFFGSMRGKGVKGNGVTYTILISAFCNANNIDKAMKLFDEMQKNGCSRDAVVYYSLISGLNQAGRMDDATFIVSKMKEAGFGLDIVCYNMLISGFCRKNKLDKAYEMLKDMEKAGMKPDRVTYNTLLSYFCRSGNFTQAHRVMKKMIDDGLTPTVVTYGALIQAYCSNDNINAAMKIFRDMNSSSRVRPNTVIYNMLIDSLCKNDEVEVALSLMDDMKDKGVRPNTTTYNALFKGLQQRNWFEKVLEFMDQMTEQACNPDYVTMEILTEWLSAVGETEKLRKFVQGYQVSASIA